A single region of the Marinilabiliales bacterium genome encodes:
- a CDS encoding acyl-CoA carboxylase subunit beta, producing the protein MSQQEKIQRLIELREQAKLGGGKKRIEAQHAKGKLTARERLELLLDEGSFEEYDMFITHRCNDFGLEDKKYPGDGVITGHGTIDGRVVYVYSQDFTVLGGSLSETFAKKICKIMDQAMKVGAPVIGINDSGGARIQEGVLSLAGYAEIFQRNIMASGVIPQISAIFGPCAGGAVYSPALTDVIIMSEKTSYMFVTGPKVTKSVTGEVVSTEDLGGAEVHTSKSGVAHFRAEDEEEGLMIIRKLLEYLPQNNLEDPPVTETGDPSERADDILNDIIPEESNQAYDVKDVIYSVVDNKEFLEMHRHYARNIVVGFAKFNGMPAGIVANQPNYLAGVLDIDASRKAARFVRFCDAFNVPVVTFVDVPGFLPGSAQEYGGIIVQGAKLLFAYGEATVPKVTITLRKSYGGAHDVMGCKQLRGDINYAWPTAEIAVMGARGAVEILEGRNIAQIDGDEEKARYISEKENEYVEKFANPYEAARHGYIDDVIEPRNTRFRIIRALQTLVTKKDVNPPKKHSNIPL; encoded by the coding sequence ATGAGCCAACAGGAAAAGATACAAAGACTTATTGAGCTGCGTGAACAGGCAAAGCTGGGTGGAGGGAAGAAGCGGATCGAGGCCCAGCATGCAAAAGGTAAATTAACGGCAAGAGAAAGGCTGGAGCTTCTTCTCGATGAAGGCAGCTTCGAAGAGTATGATATGTTTATTACCCATCGCTGCAATGACTTCGGACTGGAGGATAAGAAATACCCGGGTGACGGAGTAATCACAGGGCATGGAACGATCGACGGCCGGGTCGTTTATGTCTATTCACAGGATTTTACCGTTCTCGGCGGATCTCTGTCGGAAACCTTTGCGAAGAAGATATGCAAGATCATGGATCAGGCGATGAAGGTAGGGGCCCCGGTAATAGGGATCAATGACAGCGGCGGTGCGCGTATCCAGGAGGGAGTTCTCAGCCTGGCCGGCTATGCTGAGATCTTCCAGAGGAATATCATGGCATCGGGTGTCATACCGCAGATCTCTGCGATATTCGGCCCGTGTGCCGGGGGTGCGGTCTATTCTCCCGCTCTTACCGATGTGATAATAATGAGTGAGAAGACCAGTTACATGTTCGTTACTGGGCCAAAGGTTACGAAGTCGGTTACAGGAGAGGTTGTAAGTACCGAAGATCTTGGTGGTGCAGAGGTTCATACCTCCAAATCGGGAGTTGCCCATTTCAGGGCAGAGGATGAGGAGGAGGGCCTGATGATCATCCGGAAGCTGCTGGAATACCTGCCCCAGAATAACCTGGAAGATCCTCCGGTAACAGAAACCGGCGATCCTTCCGAAAGGGCGGATGACATACTCAATGATATCATCCCTGAAGAATCAAACCAGGCATATGACGTCAAGGATGTAATATATTCGGTTGTTGACAACAAGGAGTTTCTTGAGATGCACCGGCACTATGCACGTAATATAGTTGTCGGGTTTGCAAAATTCAACGGAATGCCGGCAGGTATTGTTGCAAACCAGCCGAACTACCTGGCAGGGGTGCTGGATATTGACGCTTCACGTAAAGCTGCCAGGTTTGTCCGTTTTTGCGATGCATTCAACGTACCTGTTGTAACGTTTGTTGATGTGCCCGGTTTTCTTCCCGGCAGTGCCCAGGAGTACGGAGGGATAATTGTTCAGGGTGCAAAGCTTCTTTTCGCATACGGAGAGGCTACCGTTCCCAAGGTTACCATCACATTGCGGAAATCATACGGAGGTGCGCATGATGTTATGGGGTGCAAGCAGCTTCGCGGGGATATCAATTATGCCTGGCCCACTGCCGAGATCGCGGTGATGGGAGCGAGGGGCGCTGTTGAAATCCTTGAAGGCAGGAATATTGCACAAATTGACGGGGATGAGGAAAAAGCCAGGTACATAAGCGAAAAAGAGAATGAATATGTTGAAAAGTTCGCTAATCCATACGAGGCGGCCAGGCACGGATACATAGATGATGTTATTGAACCCAGAAATACCAGGTTCAGGATTATCAGGGCGCTGCAGACGCTGGTTACGAAAAAGGATGTCAATCCTCCGAAGAAACATTCCAATATACCCTTATAA
- a CDS encoding tetratricopeptide repeat protein, translating into DAVDHFRQAVSVNAEFYPLVYFNKGNALMALGRYEEARTSYNKLSSYNDVPERIRRSAGQKILNCEFAIEAMKNPVPFDPVDIGPAINSEDDEYWPTLTADEQVLIFTRQTKRDTSGRRVPPNLREDFYVSYFAGNEWTPAREIGPPLSSELNEGAPSVTADGRLIFFTGCNREDGHGSCDIYFAERTGNKWGEPVNLGPPVNTTAWEAQPSVTPDGQTLFFSSNRRGGLGNMDLWYSNYLGNGRWDAPVNMGEVINTPGNEMSPFIHADNTTLYFSSDGHTGMGGYDLFVIRRDDEGGWTAPLNLGYPLNTHHDEIGLIVNARGDRGYFASDRMTGLVRDIYTFELYPEVRPKEVSYMKGTVFDAETRRRLSAGFELIDLETAETVIQSLSDPVTGEFLVPITMGRNYALNVSGEGYLFYSDHFSLSGFTPQSDPYLKDIPLNPIREGEKTVLRNIFFEFDSYELKPESIVELDYLVSFLNNNPAIRIRINGHTDNVGGADYNKELSDRRVESVAGYLYQAGISPQRVEYRGFGETMPVATNETEEGRALNRRIEFEIIGSESR; encoded by the coding sequence CGATGCAGTCGACCATTTCAGACAAGCCGTGTCTGTCAATGCAGAATTTTACCCGCTTGTATATTTTAACAAGGGTAATGCATTAATGGCCCTGGGAAGATATGAGGAGGCCCGTACCTCCTACAATAAACTATCCTCTTACAATGATGTTCCGGAAAGGATCCGGAGATCGGCCGGTCAGAAGATACTGAACTGTGAGTTTGCGATAGAAGCCATGAAGAACCCGGTGCCCTTTGATCCGGTGGATATAGGCCCCGCCATAAATTCGGAAGATGATGAGTACTGGCCCACCCTGACAGCCGATGAGCAGGTACTGATCTTCACCAGACAGACTAAACGGGATACTTCAGGAAGAAGGGTTCCGCCCAATTTAAGGGAGGATTTCTATGTCAGCTACTTTGCCGGCAATGAATGGACCCCTGCCCGGGAAATAGGGCCTCCGCTAAGCTCCGAACTGAATGAAGGAGCACCCTCTGTTACCGCCGACGGCAGGCTGATATTCTTTACAGGCTGCAACCGTGAGGACGGACATGGCAGTTGTGACATTTATTTTGCCGAGCGGACCGGCAACAAGTGGGGGGAGCCTGTTAATCTCGGTCCGCCGGTCAATACCACGGCATGGGAAGCCCAGCCTTCGGTAACACCCGATGGCCAGACCCTGTTTTTCTCAAGTAACCGCAGGGGAGGCCTAGGCAATATGGACCTGTGGTATTCAAACTACCTTGGGAACGGCAGATGGGACGCTCCCGTTAATATGGGAGAAGTGATCAATACCCCGGGCAATGAGATGTCGCCTTTCATCCATGCTGACAACACGACGCTCTACTTTTCATCAGACGGGCACACCGGTATGGGGGGGTATGACCTGTTTGTTATTCGCAGGGATGACGAGGGAGGCTGGACCGCACCGTTGAACCTCGGGTATCCGCTCAATACCCATCATGATGAGATCGGTCTTATAGTAAATGCAAGGGGCGACAGGGGTTATTTTGCCTCCGACAGGATGACCGGACTCGTAAGGGATATATATACATTTGAGCTCTACCCCGAAGTACGCCCAAAGGAAGTCTCCTATATGAAAGGCACCGTTTTTGACGCTGAAACCCGGAGGCGTTTGTCTGCCGGTTTTGAACTGATTGACCTGGAGACCGCTGAGACTGTAATACAATCTCTTTCAGATCCTGTAACGGGTGAGTTCCTGGTTCCGATAACCATGGGCAGGAATTATGCCCTGAATGTTTCCGGGGAGGGCTACCTTTTTTATTCTGACCATTTTTCCCTTAGCGGATTTACCCCCCAGTCCGATCCCTACCTGAAGGATATTCCGCTTAATCCTATAAGAGAGGGTGAAAAGACTGTACTCAGAAACATATTTTTTGAGTTTGACAGTTACGAGCTGAAACCGGAATCAATCGTCGAGCTCGATTACCTTGTGAGTTTCCTGAACAACAATCCGGCTATCAGGATACGCATTAACGGTCATACCGATAATGTAGGAGGTGCAGATTACAACAAGGAACTGTCGGACCGGAGGGTTGAATCGGTTGCCGGTTACCTTTACCAGGCCGGTATTAGTCCCCAACGAGTTGAATACCGCGGATTTGGCGAAACAATGCCGGTAGCAACAAATGAGACCGAAGAGGGCAGGGCATTGAACCGGCGGATTGAGTTCGAGATTATTGGCTCAGAGAGCCGTTGA
- a CDS encoding sodium ion-translocating decarboxylase subunit beta — MKRLFTVFGLIALLALLWSGSGHLIGTPVFPAAREASIHLSDPPFGEYVSIHQDATAPLRATGSRAAEGLQTFFSFSGFVNITWANVFMIAIGLIFIFLAVRYEYEPLLLVPIGTGIIIGNMPFVQDAGLQLGVYEEGSVMNYLYFGVLKGVYPPLIFLGIGAMTDFSSLISNPRLMLLGAAAQIGIFLTFLGALSLGFALPEAGAIGIIGGADGPTAIFLSSKLADGVNILPDGTTVRNLIGPIAIAAYSYMALVPVIQPPIMRLLTTKKERLIRMKPPRAVSRLEKILFPIIGLIITALISPSSLPLLGMLFFGNLLKESGVTRRLAETARGSMIDIVTILLGLTVGASTQANVFLTPTSVLIFVLGAVSFMIATAGGLVFAKVMNLFLRGDDRINPLIGAAGVSAVPDSARVVQHEGLRYDPTNHLLMHAMAPNVSGVIGSAVAAGILLSFLL, encoded by the coding sequence ATGAAGAGATTGTTTACCGTTTTTGGCCTTATCGCACTCCTGGCCCTGTTGTGGTCGGGTAGCGGACATTTAATTGGCACCCCTGTGTTTCCCGCTGCCCGGGAGGCTTCCATACACCTTTCAGACCCCCCATTTGGCGAATATGTCAGCATACATCAGGATGCAACCGCCCCCCTGAGGGCTACAGGATCAAGAGCGGCAGAGGGGCTGCAGACGTTTTTCAGTTTTTCCGGTTTTGTAAATATCACCTGGGCCAATGTATTTATGATTGCGATCGGACTGATCTTCATATTTCTGGCAGTCAGATATGAATATGAACCCCTGTTGCTTGTACCCATTGGTACAGGGATAATTATAGGGAATATGCCCTTTGTGCAGGATGCCGGTCTGCAGCTTGGTGTTTACGAGGAGGGAAGTGTCATGAATTATCTCTATTTCGGGGTTCTGAAAGGCGTTTATCCGCCCCTGATATTCCTGGGAATAGGTGCAATGACCGATTTTTCATCACTCATTTCGAATCCCCGCCTTATGCTGCTGGGAGCAGCGGCACAGATAGGTATATTCCTGACTTTCCTTGGCGCTCTCTCGCTTGGTTTTGCACTGCCTGAAGCCGGCGCCATTGGCATCATAGGGGGGGCAGACGGACCCACGGCCATTTTTCTCTCTTCCAAACTGGCTGACGGGGTTAATATATTGCCTGACGGCACGACCGTGCGGAACCTTATCGGGCCGATCGCGATTGCCGCTTACTCTTACATGGCCCTGGTCCCCGTTATACAACCCCCCATAATGCGGCTGCTTACGACAAAAAAAGAGAGGCTGATCCGAATGAAGCCTCCAAGGGCCGTATCAAGGCTTGAAAAGATCCTCTTCCCCATTATCGGGCTAATCATTACCGCGCTTATTTCACCCAGTTCGTTGCCACTTCTCGGGATGCTGTTCTTTGGCAACCTGCTCAAGGAATCAGGTGTAACAAGGAGGCTTGCCGAAACGGCAAGGGGCAGCATGATAGATATTGTGACCATACTGCTTGGGCTTACCGTTGGCGCTTCAACACAGGCCAACGTGTTCCTGACCCCGACATCTGTGCTGATATTCGTACTGGGTGCCGTTTCGTTCATGATAGCAACTGCCGGTGGCTTGGTCTTTGCAAAAGTGATGAACCTTTTTCTCAGGGGTGATGATCGTATCAACCCGCTGATAGGTGCTGCCGGTGTGTCGGCCGTACCCGACAGCGCCCGTGTGGTGCAGCATGAAGGGCTGCGCTACGACCCCACCAATCACCTGCTGATGCATGCCATGGCACCCAATGTTTCAGGCGTGATTGGTTCGGCAGTTGCCGCAGGTATTTTACTCAGCTTCTTGTTATAA
- a CDS encoding aminoacyl-histidine dipeptidase encodes MAISEKLKPELIWKYFEEVSRVPRPSKKEGKITEWLIRFAAEQGLEIKRDAAGNLLITKPAAGGFENRQTVVLQSHMDMVCEKNSDVTHDFENDPIIPVIDGEWVRATGTTLGADDGIGMAAQLAVLASGDLQHGKIECLFTVDEETGLTGAFALEPGFFEGKTLINLDSEDEGELFIGCAGGVDTLATMEYDEEEIPSSHTGFMVKVGGLAGGHSGDDIHRGRGNSNKILNRFLWNLNNRYDMKLVSFNGGNLRNAIPREAEALFSIHRDDAGDMKEYFGSFRQAVMTEMTEADRGLSISLSEAELPGTAVDEDTQIDLLYSLYACPHGVIAWSPKIEGLVETSTSLASVKFKDNRILITTSQRSSSDSAKADVAAMVESVFRLANANVKRTGSYPGWNPNRDSKILNLTESAYKKLFGNEPVVRAIHAGLECGLFLEKYPGLDMISFGPTIKGAHSPDERLHIGSVTRFWDLLLEVLRTIP; translated from the coding sequence ATGGCAATATCTGAAAAGCTCAAACCGGAACTGATCTGGAAATATTTTGAGGAAGTCAGCAGGGTGCCCCGGCCTTCAAAAAAAGAGGGGAAAATAACAGAGTGGCTGATCCGCTTCGCTGCAGAGCAGGGTCTTGAAATCAAAAGGGATGCCGCCGGCAACCTGCTTATAACCAAGCCGGCTGCCGGGGGATTTGAGAACAGGCAGACGGTTGTCCTGCAGAGTCATATGGATATGGTGTGTGAAAAAAATTCTGATGTGACCCATGATTTTGAAAATGACCCCATCATACCGGTAATTGACGGTGAGTGGGTCAGGGCAACTGGAACAACCCTGGGTGCGGATGACGGTATTGGCATGGCAGCCCAGCTTGCTGTTCTGGCCTCAGGCGATCTGCAGCACGGCAAGATAGAGTGCCTCTTCACCGTCGACGAAGAGACCGGTCTCACGGGTGCATTTGCCCTGGAACCGGGTTTCTTTGAAGGGAAAACCCTGATAAACCTGGACTCGGAAGATGAGGGAGAGCTTTTCATTGGCTGCGCCGGAGGTGTGGACACACTTGCAACCATGGAGTATGATGAGGAGGAGATACCCTCTTCCCATACCGGATTCATGGTTAAGGTCGGGGGACTTGCAGGGGGGCATTCGGGTGATGACATTCACAGGGGCAGGGGTAACTCCAACAAGATACTGAACCGCTTCCTTTGGAACCTGAACAACAGATATGATATGAAACTAGTATCATTTAACGGAGGCAACCTGCGTAATGCCATTCCAAGGGAGGCCGAAGCCCTGTTTTCAATCCACCGAGATGATGCCGGCGACATGAAGGAGTACTTCGGATCATTCAGGCAGGCAGTTATGACGGAAATGACCGAAGCGGACAGGGGACTGTCGATCTCCCTCAGTGAAGCTGAACTGCCGGGAACTGCGGTGGATGAGGACACGCAGATCGATCTTCTCTATTCACTTTACGCATGTCCACACGGAGTAATAGCATGGAGCCCGAAGATAGAGGGACTGGTTGAGACCTCCACCAGCCTCGCCTCTGTAAAATTTAAAGACAACAGGATCCTTATAACCACAAGTCAGCGGTCATCATCCGATTCCGCAAAGGCCGATGTGGCAGCTATGGTCGAAAGTGTTTTCAGGCTGGCAAATGCAAATGTAAAAAGAACCGGATCATATCCGGGCTGGAACCCCAACCGGGATTCGAAGATACTTAACCTTACAGAATCCGCCTATAAGAAGCTGTTCGGTAACGAACCGGTGGTCCGCGCAATACATGCGGGACTGGAATGCGGACTTTTCCTGGAGAAGTATCCCGGACTCGATATGATATCCTTTGGCCCCACTATAAAGGGGGCCCACTCGCCTGATGAGAGGCTGCATATCGGCTCGGTGACCCGGTTCTGGGACCTGCTGCTGGAGGTGCTCAGAACAATACCCTGA
- the mce gene encoding methylmalonyl-CoA epimerase, producing the protein MKTTHIEHIGIAVKDLKEAISFYEDVLGLKCYNIEEVEDQKVRTAFFMVGQTKVELLESTSPDGPVAKFIEKRGEGIHHIAFAVKGIEEALEHAKQKGVQTIDQQPRKGAEGLDIAFLHPRSTLGVLTELCEDKSK; encoded by the coding sequence ATGAAGACAACACACATTGAGCATATTGGAATTGCCGTGAAAGATCTCAAAGAGGCGATCAGTTTTTATGAGGATGTGCTCGGACTGAAATGCTACAATATTGAAGAGGTAGAAGACCAGAAGGTCAGAACGGCCTTTTTCATGGTGGGTCAGACGAAGGTTGAACTGCTGGAATCGACATCACCCGACGGCCCCGTTGCAAAATTCATAGAAAAGAGGGGCGAAGGCATCCATCACATTGCTTTTGCTGTGAAGGGTATAGAAGAGGCGCTTGAACATGCAAAACAGAAGGGTGTGCAGACAATAGACCAGCAGCCCAGGAAAGGTGCCGAGGGGCTGGATATCGCCTTTCTGCATCCAAGGTCGACTCTTGGCGTACTGACCGAGTTGTGTGAGGATAAAAGCAAATAG
- a CDS encoding protease: MTKKITVFTLLLFAFCITAAREEARLLRFPAIHGDQIAFSYAGSLYTVSSSGGTARKLTGHDGYEMFPRFSPDGKHIAFTGQYDGNTEVFLIPAGGGEPERLTYTATLGRDDLGDRMGPNNIVMGWTPDGSSITFRSRKRSFNSFKGQLYNVPAEGGLPVQLPLSEGGFLSYSLDGQKFAYNKVFREFRTWKYYEGGMADDIWVYDRVARTNTNITNSKSQDIIPMWVRDEIYFLSDRERIMNMYVYNTNTGETRRVTNFAEYDIKFPSLGRNFIVFENGGYIYKFDTRTKEYEKVPITITGDFVHARAEWKDVSGSVRSAGTSPNGERVVFSARGEIFNVPVTKGITRNLTQSPGAHDRNASWSPDGEHIAWVSDKGGEFEIYMQKHDGSGSPVQLTSAGDTYIFGFQWSPDSRKILYHDKRNRLRIVDVTTRTITDVAYSGLSVISDYSWSPDSRWIAFTRPERGMNIICLYNVQNGSIHEVTDKWYASGNPTFSTDGKYLVFTSRRDFNPTYSQTEWNHAYTDMTRIYLVTLAKETPSPFAPKDDTVETAGSSGSAGQSSGPDRQPGDPIKVDIEGIGNRIVSLPVSPSNYFSVVATGDRIYYNERSTGAGATSMKMYDLSKEEETKLGENISFSLSPNNRKMLVRIRNNFAVIDLPSSPINVSDHIDLSGLRAWVDYSEEWQQIYDESWRQMRDFFYDPNMHGVDWEAMYEKYNVLVPHVRHRTDLTYIIGELIAELNVSHAYAQNGERPMPERINMGLLGAELSTDESGFARIDRILEGANWSSNLRSPLTEIGMNVEPGYFILAVNGNPVNEVDNIYSLLINTAGRLVELTVNSKPDLEGSRKILVTPVADEADLYYYNWVQDNIRRVDEATGGQVGYIHIPDMGVNGLNQWARLYYPQLQKRGLIIDDRGNGGGNVSPMIIERLQRTMTYATMHTNQTVGSVNPVGTHVGPKVALIDRYSASDGDLFPYRFRQHNIGTIIGVTTWGGVVGYSGAIPCMDGGSIITPSYAPYAADGSGFIIEGEGVEPDIWIDNDPAREFRGIDDQLNKAIEVILKKIEEWDQWVPPIPEFPDKSK, translated from the coding sequence ATGACAAAAAAAATTACAGTTTTTACGTTACTGCTGTTTGCATTCTGCATTACTGCAGCCCGAGAGGAAGCCAGGTTGCTGAGGTTTCCCGCAATTCACGGCGATCAGATAGCATTCAGTTACGCCGGAAGCCTTTATACGGTAAGCAGTTCAGGGGGGACAGCCAGGAAGCTTACCGGGCACGACGGTTATGAGATGTTTCCCAGGTTTTCGCCCGACGGTAAACATATCGCTTTTACCGGCCAGTATGACGGCAATACCGAGGTGTTCCTCATTCCCGCCGGAGGCGGCGAGCCTGAGAGGCTGACTTACACTGCCACACTGGGGCGTGATGACCTGGGAGACCGTATGGGGCCCAACAATATTGTGATGGGATGGACACCCGACGGCAGCAGTATAACATTCCGGTCGAGAAAAAGATCGTTCAACTCTTTCAAGGGGCAGCTATACAACGTCCCGGCAGAGGGGGGACTTCCGGTTCAGCTTCCCCTTTCAGAGGGAGGTTTCCTCTCCTACTCGCTCGACGGACAGAAGTTTGCATACAACAAGGTGTTCCGTGAGTTCCGTACCTGGAAATATTATGAAGGTGGAATGGCCGATGATATCTGGGTATACGACAGGGTTGCGCGGACCAATACCAACATAACAAACAGCAAATCACAGGACATAATCCCCATGTGGGTAAGAGATGAGATATACTTCCTTTCCGACAGGGAGCGTATCATGAACATGTATGTTTATAACACCAATACCGGAGAGACCAGGAGAGTGACCAACTTTGCCGAATATGACATTAAGTTCCCGTCCCTGGGCAGGAACTTCATCGTATTTGAAAACGGCGGATACATATATAAGTTTGATACCAGGACGAAGGAGTATGAGAAGGTACCCATAACAATTACAGGTGACTTCGTTCATGCAAGGGCTGAATGGAAGGACGTCTCCGGATCGGTACGCTCGGCCGGAACATCGCCCAATGGCGAAAGGGTGGTCTTCTCGGCAAGAGGAGAGATCTTCAATGTGCCCGTGACAAAAGGCATTACAAGGAACCTGACCCAGTCACCCGGCGCCCATGACAGGAATGCCAGCTGGTCGCCCGACGGCGAACACATTGCCTGGGTGTCTGATAAAGGCGGGGAATTTGAGATTTACATGCAAAAACATGATGGCTCCGGGTCTCCGGTTCAGCTGACTTCTGCAGGCGACACCTACATATTCGGTTTCCAGTGGTCGCCCGACAGCAGGAAGATACTTTATCACGACAAGAGAAACAGGCTGAGGATAGTGGATGTAACTACCCGAACCATAACTGATGTAGCCTACAGCGGATTGTCGGTTATCTCAGACTACAGCTGGTCGCCCGACAGCAGGTGGATAGCATTTACAAGGCCCGAACGCGGAATGAACATCATCTGCCTCTATAATGTCCAGAACGGCAGCATCCATGAGGTAACCGACAAATGGTACGCATCGGGTAACCCGACTTTCAGTACAGACGGCAAATACCTGGTATTCACCTCCAGGAGGGATTTCAACCCCACTTACAGCCAGACCGAGTGGAACCATGCATACACTGACATGACCAGAATATACCTGGTTACTCTTGCAAAAGAGACACCCAGTCCCTTTGCCCCAAAAGATGATACGGTAGAAACAGCCGGCAGCAGCGGTTCGGCCGGACAATCATCAGGTCCTGACAGGCAGCCCGGAGATCCGATAAAGGTGGATATCGAGGGCATCGGTAACAGGATCGTCTCGCTTCCGGTTTCCCCTTCGAACTATTTCAGCGTTGTTGCCACAGGCGACCGCATCTATTACAATGAGAGGTCGACCGGCGCAGGAGCTACCAGCATGAAAATGTATGACCTTTCCAAAGAGGAAGAGACAAAACTTGGTGAGAACATATCCTTCAGCCTCTCTCCCAACAACAGGAAAATGCTTGTCCGCATCCGCAACAACTTCGCAGTCATCGACCTGCCGTCATCCCCCATCAACGTTTCCGACCACATTGACCTGTCCGGTCTCAGAGCCTGGGTTGACTATTCAGAGGAGTGGCAGCAGATATATGACGAAAGCTGGAGACAGATGAGGGACTTCTTCTATGATCCGAACATGCATGGGGTGGACTGGGAAGCGATGTATGAAAAGTACAATGTTCTGGTCCCCCACGTGCGTCACAGAACCGACCTGACCTACATAATAGGCGAGCTTATTGCCGAACTGAATGTGAGCCATGCATACGCACAGAACGGTGAACGGCCCATGCCCGAAAGGATCAATATGGGACTGCTGGGTGCAGAGCTTAGTACTGACGAATCAGGTTTTGCCAGGATTGATCGCATACTTGAAGGAGCCAACTGGAGCAGCAATCTGCGATCACCACTTACAGAGATCGGCATGAATGTCGAACCTGGTTATTTCATCCTTGCCGTAAACGGAAATCCGGTTAATGAAGTTGATAACATATACAGCCTGCTCATCAATACCGCCGGCAGACTTGTGGAGCTGACCGTCAACAGCAAGCCTGATCTTGAAGGCAGCCGTAAAATACTGGTTACACCTGTTGCCGACGAGGCCGACCTCTATTATTATAACTGGGTCCAGGATAATATTCGCAGGGTCGATGAAGCAACGGGCGGACAGGTTGGCTACATTCACATACCCGATATGGGTGTAAACGGACTTAACCAGTGGGCAAGGCTTTATTACCCGCAATTGCAGAAACGCGGACTTATCATAGATGACCGCGGCAACGGTGGTGGTAACGTTTCACCCATGATAATAGAGAGGTTGCAGCGGACAATGACCTATGCCACCATGCATACAAACCAGACGGTAGGTTCTGTGAACCCGGTAGGCACGCATGTAGGTCCGAAGGTAGCGCTGATAGACAGGTATTCGGCATCTGACGGCGATCTCTTCCCCTACAGGTTCAGGCAGCACAACATCGGGACAATCATCGGTGTCACAACCTGGGGAGGAGTTGTCGGCTACAGCGGAGCCATACCCTGCATGGACGGGGGCTCGATCATTACTCCATCATATGCCCCATATGCGGCAGACGGAAGCGGCTTTATCATTGAGGGCGAAGGGGTTGAACCCGATATCTGGATCGACAACGATCCTGCCAGGGAGTTCAGGGGGATTGATGACCAGCTGAACAAGGCAATAGAAGTGATACTTAAGAAGATTGAGGAGTGGGATCAGTGGGTTCCTCCAATACCCGAATTTCCCGATAAGAGCAAATAA
- a CDS encoding rubredoxin translates to MKRHKCRVCGYLYDQENGDAAGGIEPGTPFEELPDNWKCPVCGAGTEEFKPAD, encoded by the coding sequence ATGAAGAGACACAAATGCAGGGTATGCGGATACCTTTACGATCAGGAAAACGGCGATGCAGCCGGCGGGATTGAACCCGGAACCCCCTTTGAGGAGCTTCCCGACAACTGGAAATGCCCGGTGTGCGGCGCAGGGACAGAGGAGTTCAAGCCGGCGGACTGA
- a CDS encoding osmotically inducible protein C, producing MEMIISFEDGKKVNAEYKGMTIKTDQPAKAGGESSAPEPFSLFLASIGTCAGIYVKSFCDQRDIPSSGIRLVQTMNYNPEKRLIDKISIEIQLPAGFPERYRDAIKKAADLCTVKKHLASPPEIAVQTIQDSK from the coding sequence ATGGAAATGATTATAAGTTTTGAGGATGGCAAGAAAGTTAATGCAGAATACAAGGGCATGACAATTAAAACTGACCAGCCGGCCAAGGCTGGTGGTGAGAGCAGCGCACCGGAGCCCTTTTCCCTGTTTCTTGCTTCAATCGGGACATGTGCCGGCATATATGTTAAATCATTCTGCGATCAGAGAGATATACCTTCCTCCGGGATCAGGCTGGTCCAGACAATGAATTATAATCCCGAAAAAAGGCTGATTGACAAAATAAGCATAGAAATTCAACTGCCGGCCGGTTTTCCTGAAAGATACAGGGATGCGATAAAAAAGGCAGCAGACCTGTGCACTGTAAAGAAGCACCTGGCCTCGCCACCTGAGATTGCGGTGCAAACAATCCAGGATAGTAAATAG
- a CDS encoding biotin/lipoyl-binding protein: MKTFKFTISGNTYEAEIKSFEDTTAEIEINGTSYSVEVHREVKKTKTPTLVRAELPPSDKGDIEKREKGSTEPVVAPLPGTIIEIMVKPGDMIKKGQVILVMEAMKMENRIRAEKEGVVESVNVNRGSSVLQGDILIEMV, translated from the coding sequence ATGAAGACGTTCAAATTTACCATCAGTGGTAACACATATGAGGCTGAGATAAAAAGTTTTGAGGATACAACGGCGGAAATTGAGATCAACGGCACCAGCTACTCCGTAGAGGTCCACCGGGAAGTTAAAAAGACAAAGACCCCGACACTTGTCAGGGCCGAATTACCTCCAAGTGACAAAGGAGATATAGAAAAGAGAGAGAAGGGATCAACTGAACCTGTTGTTGCCCCGCTGCCCGGAACAATAATTGAGATCATGGTTAAACCCGGGGATATGATAAAAAAAGGCCAGGTGATCCTGGTGATGGAAGCCATGAAAATGGAAAACAGGATCAGGGCAGAAAAGGAAGGTGTCGTTGAATCTGTTAACGTTAACAGGGGATCTAGTGTTTTGCAGGGTGATATCCTGATAGAAATGGTATGA